The Acidobacteriota bacterium region AGCGCGGGATCAACTCGATCACTCGCGCCGACGTGGTCCGCTTCTACGAAGCGTTCTACCGCCCCGGCAACATGATCGTCGGCATTTCGTCGGACGATCCGTCGATCACCGCTCCGGTGATGAGTGTGGTCGACTCGATCAACCAGGGTGTCTCGGGACCGATGCCCTCGATCAACATCGGCGAGCCGAGGATGCCGAACGGAAGACACGCGCTCGTCATCGAGGAGCCGAACGCGCCGGCTGCGGGCATTCACATCGGCTTTCCGCTCGATATCACCCGCGAGGACGCCGACTTCTGGCCGCTCTACGTCGCGCAGACCTGGTTCGGAACGCATCGGGACTCGACCGGACGCCTTTACCAGCAGATCCGGCAGGCGCGTGGATACAACTACGGCAACTATGCCTACATCGAGCACTGGTCCGGCAAGCCGTTCAGCCTCTTCCAGATATTCAATCAGCCGCGAAACGAACAGTACTTCTCCATCTGGATCCGTCCGGTGCAGCACGATTACGCCTACCACATCGCCAAGGCGGCGACATACGAGCTCGAGCGGCTCATCGAGCAGGGGCTGACCGACGAGGAGGTCGCGCAGGCAAAGAAGAAGGCAAAAGTCCTCTACGTGAATCTCGCGGAGACCGTGGACCGGCTTCTCGGAGCTCGTGTGGATGACGAGTTCTACGGGATGCAGCCCGGATTTCTCGAGGGCTATCTCAATCGTCTCGATCGCGTCACGACGGCGGAGGTGAACCGGGCGATTCGAACACATCTTCAGAGCCGGAACATGAAGTACGTTTTCATCACCGATTCCGCGCACGTCGACGAGCTCGTCTCACAGATCGAAGGCAACCGTGAAGCCTATGGGAAGAACCTCGCCGGATATCAGATCGAGAGCCGCACGCTCGAAGACGGAACCGTCGTTTACGAAGTGCCCGAGTCGAAGCTCCCGATGCTGCGGGAAGACGCGCTCTGGGCGACGACTCCACTCGACATCGATACGGTGCGAAAGGTCAGCGTCGAATCGATCTTCAAGGGAAGCCAGCTCGTCACCCCATGAAGCTCGACGGCGGTTGCCGGCGACCGTGATCCGGTCGCCGGTAACTTCCGCTGGTTCCAATGAAGCGGGCACGAATGAGAGTCGCGAGCCTGCGCTGATGAAACATGATCCACTCATACTCGTCTCGGTTGTCTTCCGGCAACGGGGAACTGGCAACTGTCAACTCTCCTTCCGTTAGACTCGCGCGATGAGGAAAACCTTCAGAGTCGGCGATGTCGACGTTCCCCCTTTCCTGTACGGGACCGCCTGGAAGGAAGACGATACGACGCGATGCGTCCTCGATGCGCTCGAGGCCGGATTCCGCGGAATCGATACGGCGAACCAGCGGAAGCACTATCACGAGGCGGGCGTCGGCGAAGTTCTGCAGCAGGTGATGAGCCGGGAAAAGATCGCGCGCAAAGATCTCTTCATCCAGACCAAATTCACCCACGTTTCCGGGCAGGATCATCGGCTGCCGTACGATCCATCGGCGGATCCGGAGACCCAGGTCCGTCAGTCGTGCACGAGCTCGCTCCAGCACCTCGGTGTCGATCGGCTCGACAGCTATCTGATTCACGGTCCCGAGTCTCGGAGCGGGCTGAGCGAGCATGACCGGGAAATCTGGCGGACGATGGAACAGCTTCATCAGGAAGGTGCCATCGGCCTGCTCGGCATCAGCAACGTGACCGCCGGCCAGATCGAAGAGCTCTGCGACATCGCTTCGGTGCCGCCGGCGTTCGTACAGAATCGCTGCTACGCGCAGCTCGGCTGGGACCGAAACGTCCGGCGGGTCTGCAGCGACAGAGGCGTCCTCTATCAGGGTT contains the following coding sequences:
- a CDS encoding aldo/keto reductase — its product is MRKTFRVGDVDVPPFLYGTAWKEDDTTRCVLDALEAGFRGIDTANQRKHYHEAGVGEVLQQVMSREKIARKDLFIQTKFTHVSGQDHRLPYDPSADPETQVRQSCTSSLQHLGVDRLDSYLIHGPESRSGLSEHDREIWRTMEQLHQEGAIGLLGISNVTAGQIEELCDIASVPPAFVQNRCYAQLGWDRNVRRVCSDRGVLYQGFSLLTANVREMRTPLFQQIARGHGKTEAQIVFRFAHQLGMICLTGTTDPAHMREDLDIFDFELFADEMETIERVGEP
- a CDS encoding insulinase family protein; this translates as MKRLLSLLTVLGLTACATSTAVQTPDPVAPGASARAATEPALVTIDSPSPMISIRLMVKAGSTADPRGKEGLANLVADALIDGGFGTAANPTTKEELALITQPWGENAKPSNMVSAETTTFYMTVPREVLDTYINQIMRPMFTTPLFLEEEIDRLKDEAKANFSSARFENLENLGLAVLDQYVNEGTGYDHAVFGSERGINSITRADVVRFYEAFYRPGNMIVGISSDDPSITAPVMSVVDSINQGVSGPMPSINIGEPRMPNGRHALVIEEPNAPAAGIHIGFPLDITREDADFWPLYVAQTWFGTHRDSTGRLYQQIRQARGYNYGNYAYIEHWSGKPFSLFQIFNQPRNEQYFSIWIRPVQHDYAYHIAKAATYELERLIEQGLTDEEVAQAKKKAKVLYVNLAETVDRLLGARVDDEFYGMQPGFLEGYLNRLDRVTTAEVNRAIRTHLQSRNMKYVFITDSAHVDELVSQIEGNREAYGKNLAGYQIESRTLEDGTVVYEVPESKLPMLREDALWATTPLDIDTVRKVSVESIFKGSQLVTP